The window CATACAAAATTAAAGTAGCAGAAAGCTTGAAACGAGGATAGCTATTGAAAACATCAAAGAAGAAGCTCTCACTGATCTGTATTTTTGCATTTACGTTCATGATTCTAATAGGTATGGCTATTTATGATATTCTGATGGGTGAATTAGATGAACTAACAGATGGCGAGTTATTGTCAGAATATCCATCACCCAAAAACGATTATACTGCTAAAGCTTATCTAGACAGAGGTGGATCACTGTCAAGAGCAGACAATTAGAC is drawn from Lysinibacillus sp. SGAir0095 and contains these coding sequences:
- a CDS encoding DUF5412 family protein, which codes for MKTSKKKLSLICIFAFTFMILIGMAIYDILMGELDELTDGELLSEYPSPKNDYTAKAYLDRGGSLSRADN